From Merismopedia glauca CCAP 1448/3, one genomic window encodes:
- a CDS encoding DUF1361 domain-containing protein translates to MAWNLFLALVPLFISFWLFYRPRSRWFIWSVSLLTGLTFVWGIKGGNWFKLLGLAQSIQRNYQELDLIYFGGAIALTLFLMLSDLYFWSGRGARSFFWWLGFLLFILFLPNAPYVLTDVIHLIEDIEIYQSIWLITLVIIPFYLLFMFIGQEAYVLSLIYLGEYLRRQNLSKYILPIELLFHFLSAVGIFLGRFLRLNSWYVFTKPSSLIDSASELMGKFPLLVIAISFIVLTILYGTMKEITLAILAKRNRKSIFSESSSGTDGSFFR, encoded by the coding sequence ATGGCTTGGAATCTATTCCTGGCTTTAGTACCTCTATTTATAAGTTTTTGGCTGTTTTATCGTCCCCGTTCCCGTTGGTTTATTTGGAGTGTTAGTCTACTGACAGGTTTAACCTTTGTCTGGGGAATTAAAGGGGGTAACTGGTTTAAACTTCTGGGTTTGGCGCAAAGTATTCAGCGCAACTATCAAGAGTTAGATCTAATTTATTTCGGGGGAGCGATCGCTCTGACTCTATTCTTGATGTTATCGGATCTATACTTTTGGTCGGGAAGAGGCGCTCGTTCTTTCTTTTGGTGGTTGGGATTTCTATTATTTATCTTATTTCTACCGAATGCGCCCTATGTACTGACAGATGTGATTCATTTGATTGAAGATATTGAAATATATCAATCAATTTGGCTGATTACCCTAGTAATTATCCCGTTCTACTTACTTTTCATGTTCATTGGACAAGAAGCTTATGTTCTGTCTTTAATTTATTTAGGTGAATACTTACGCCGCCAGAATTTATCCAAATATATACTACCCATTGAGTTACTATTTCATTTTTTGAGTGCAGTTGGCATTTTCCTGGGAAGGTTTTTACGACTCAATAGTTGGTATGTTTTTACCAAACCTAGTAGCCTGATTGATAGTGCTAGTGAGTTGATGGGTAAGTTTCCTTTGTTAGTAATCGCCATCAGTTTTATAGTCCTGACGATTCTCTACGGGACAATGAAAGAGATTACTTTAGCAATTTTGGCAAAGCGCAACCGCAAGTCAATCTTTTCTGAGTCATCTTCTGGTACTGATGGCTCGTTTTTTAGATAA
- a CDS encoding RES family NAD+ phosphorylase has product MNSKIFSDRLPVILKSEVARYILNLCYDFSIAKCDIETINLDTLPANWQEESAYPQLQEIGEEWIRVQRSPILKVPSAIVPVEFNYILNPEHPDLQFQSDLEMDFKFDRRMWKSRRY; this is encoded by the coding sequence ATTAATAGTAAAATATTCAGCGATCGCCTCCCCGTTATCCTAAAATCAGAAGTAGCAAGATATATCCTGAATCTATGTTATGACTTCTCAATTGCAAAATGCGATATTGAAACAATTAATTTAGATACTTTGCCTGCAAATTGGCAAGAAGAATCAGCTTATCCACAATTGCAGGAAATAGGAGAAGAATGGATTAGAGTGCAGCGATCGCCTATTTTAAAAGTTCCATCTGCGATCGTTCCAGTTGAGTTTAATTATATTCTCAATCCCGAACATCCAGATTTACAGTTTCAAAGCGATTTGGAAATGGATTTTAAATTCGATCGCAGAATGTGGAAGTCTAGGCGTTACTGA
- a CDS encoding MAE_28990/MAE_18760 family HEPN-like nuclease, producing RDATAEELLQIKKRVICYLREILQNIERYISEQEYLKI from the coding sequence GTAGAGATGCTACCGCAGAAGAATTGTTACAAATTAAGAAGAGAGTTATTTGTTATTTGAGAGAAATTTTGCAAAATATAGAAAGGTATATCTCGGAGCAAGAATATTTAAAGATCTAA